A window of the Planococcus citri chromosome 4, ihPlaCitr1.1, whole genome shotgun sequence genome harbors these coding sequences:
- the LOC135844733 gene encoding uncharacterized protein LOC135844733 — protein sequence MNCSSALNIFRRSTRLSQRNFFTHPQYKHLMEPFSATYPHLKKLLVENVEGEGPKRVIGEMLDYIMDSGRFLRAAITLKVHEVMKLPHPEPEPKTMHTAHAMAWISELVQIPAIIEDDIADNSSLRRGKAPYHVGRSLVHCLVVSRWLTASPHLLLNDWMGEYPFFKSASKVLTECSLISSNLQLIESAVHESELINLLRSKNIPWEYYKHYSTYNSYYCTVLPFRLAAYAARRSELPFNDEIHDILKDIAQLLKLYNDGVALAIGGAAPPGKDLDEDIKEKKFTFTLTYLMNTATDEDKDFIVNNYGDVETTRKLMEKYKIAEGFEQYRNDLSKSINTKIERVSNEHKLQDGLIAVHDTVNQFLSRKVSKIKVDF from the exons gaattttttcaccCATCCACAATATAAACATTTAATGGAGCCATTCAGTGCAACGTATCCCCATTTGAAGAAACTTCTTGTGGAAAATGTGGAAGGAGAAGGACCTAAGCGCGTTATTGGTGAA ATGCTGGATTACATAATGGATTCCGGTCGGTTTTTACGGGCTGCAATAACTCTCAAAGTTCACGAGGTGATGAAGTTACCGCATCCTGAACCTGAACCCAAAACGATGCACACTGCTCATGCTATGGCGTGGATTTCTGAACTG GTACAGATACCAGCTATTATCGAGGATGACATAGCGGATAATTCTTCATTGAGAAGAGGTAAAGCGCCCTATCATGTGGGCAGATCTCTGGTACACTGCTTGGTAGTAAGCCGATGGTTAACTGCATCACCCCATTTGTTACTGAATGATTGGATGGGGGAATATCCATTCTTCAAATCGGCTTCAAAAGTATTAACTGAA TGTAGTCTAATTTCAAGCAATTTGCAACTAATTGAATCAGCAGTACATGAATCGGAGCTTATCAATCTTCTCAGAAGTAAAAATATACCGTGGGAATATTATAAACACTACTCTACCTATAATAGTTATTACTGCACCGTACTTCCATTTCGACTTGCAGCTTACGCG GCCAGAAGATCTGAATTACCTTTTAACGATGAGATACACGACATCTTGAAAGATATAGCTCAGCTCTTAAAACTTTAT AACGATGGTGTCGCATTGGCTATTGGCGGTGCAGCCCCACCTGGTAAAGATTTGGATGAAGACATAAAAGAGAAGAAATTCACTTTTACATTAACGTACTTGATGAATACTGCGACGGATGAAGATAAAGATTTCATAGTG aataaCTATGGTGATGTTGAGACAACGCGCAAACTGATGGAAAAATATAAGATTGCAGAAGGATTTGAGCAGTACAGAAATGACTTATCAAAATCaatcaatacaaaaattgaacgcGTCTCAAACGAACATAAACTTCAAGATGGCTTAATAGCGGTTCACGATACTGTAAACCAATTTCTTTCAAGGAAGGTGTCAAAAATTAAAGTGGATTTCTGA
- the LOC135844734 gene encoding uncharacterized protein LOC135844734, whose protein sequence is MDDHIGCATLSEEKAAKKRSKSNVQCSVFGCQGRSNVGLYKLPDAVKDPIRRNKWIIALRMGKVKKYVNVCGKHFVEEDFKPQSDRAKGKIKRLKETAIPSRNLPKSAVQKSPSNAKKASIKNRSVLASKRSLLLESLFHKHVPEALSNDSTTSISPNNIASQEDDSAAAANSDADKSDENLENTGRLLKDASLQVNTLIGNYGVKFIDIVSNDEAILTCTGIPSFEKFEQICAAVELFCHDLNLTYGQRSYKLCIRERVLLTL, encoded by the exons ATGGACGATCACATTGGTTGTGCAACATTATCTGAAGAGAAAGCTGCAAAGAAGCGCAGTAAATCGAATGTACAATGTTCTGTTTTTGGTTGTCAAGGCCG GTCCAATGTTGGCTTATATAAATTACCCGATGCTGTGAAAGACCCTATTCGTAGAAATAAATGGATTATTGCTTTGAGAATGGGAAAAGTTAAGAAGTACGTGAACGTTTGTGGTAAACACTTCGTAGAGGAAGATTTCAAGCCAC AATCAGACAGAGCCAAAGGCAAAATCAAGCGTTTGAAAGAAACTGCGATACCTTCTCGAAACTTACCTAAATCAGCTGTGCAGAAAAGTCCATCGAATGCTAAGAAAGCTTCAATTAAGAATCGGAGTGTTCTAGCTAGTAAACGATCGTTATTACTTGAGAGCTT GTTTCATAAACATGTCCCCGAAGCACTCAGTAATGATTCTACAACGTCAATTTCACCGAATAATATTGCATCTCAAGAAGATGATTCTGCTGCAGCCGCCAATAGTGATGCTGATAAATCAgacgaaaatttggaaaatacagGCCGCTTGTTGAAGGATGCGTCTCTGCAAGTGAATACTCTCATAGGCAACTATGGAGTGAAATTTATTGATATCGTAAGTAATGATGAAGCAATACTGACTTGCACCGGAATAccatcgtttgaaaaatttgaacaaatttgtgcTGCTGTTGAACTGTTTTGTCATGATTTAAACTTGACTTATGGCCAGCGAAGTTACAAATTGTGTATTCGTGAACGAGTATTACTTACGCTATAA
- the LOC135844732 gene encoding uncharacterized protein LOC135844732 isoform X1, producing the protein MDLGNKLLNYNTILVLLKMGDCDIEIIEVGICMPYITTYFEGAIRPFSEGKAILNTGKYLKNVYRIGDGNDANVMTFKATCIQSSGVFSPPHQIMVKFNQITTEIQGTCSCTGGSSGKCKHVCALLMYLDRLDNIESLTTVSCTDVRCSWNQETIKELYQPIPVKEYCHIGKNTATIKKSKIRVGEIPTGGALAKTKLKCHQLLNAGMWNCGYISSLRSATYIFIFYVIISLFTAFSQSAHVKQKRGRGTVADVSSLRYSVRLLVNDLKILLEGNGTDLTDLYGTDTIHFENDEQNELENFYNCCVNVKLEEAIEIQNDSCFQRNDPLWQDERKVRITGSVAHPIFTYRKTQPEDWRKKIETIFFKTVEPTKDMIFGIQNEYTAIEIFLKNFSLSEMENFTLMNEVGLLINPKCPYLAFSPDAILRSGDGEYILIEVKCPKKGRLLPPSELISELPYLNVSTDGHITLKRNHTYGYFTQIQLGLGLFGIKKALFIVYCKKSNCIIHIDVPFDAEYFTNVLSTLKRKYFRFILPEIHRVLMSPNDQETS; encoded by the exons ATGGATTTAGgaaataaattattgaattatAATACCATTTTGGTTTTGCTGAAAATGGGTGATTGTGATATTGAGATTATTGAGGTGGGCATATGTATGCCATACATCACAACTTACTTTGAAGGGGCAATACGGCCTTTCAGTGAAGGAAAAGCTATACTGAACACTGGTAAATACCTAAAGAATGTTTATAGAATCGGAG ATGGTAATGATGCAAATGTAATGACGTTCAAGGCAACATGCATCCAGTCCTCTGGGGTTTTTTCACCCCCTCATCAAATTATggtgaaatttaatcaaataacAACAGAAATTCAAGGTACATGTtcatgtactggaggctcctcAGGAAAATGCAAGCATGTTTGCGCATTACTGATGTACTTAGACAG ACTTGATAACATTGAATCACTGACAACAGTGAGTTGTACAGATGTGAGGTGCAGCTGGAATCAGGAAACTATAAAAGAACTTTACCAACCAATACCTGTTAAAGAATATTGTCATATTGGCAAAAATACAGCAACAATTAAAAAGAGTAAGATTAGGGTTGGAGAAATTCCAACAGGTGGAGCTTTAGCAAAAACGAAGTTGAAATGCCATCAGCTGTTGAATGCAGGTATGTGGAATTGCGGATACATTTCTTCATTGCGTAGTGCtacctacattttcattttttatgtaattATTTCACTTTTTACAGCATTTTCACAGTCTGCTCATGTTAAACAAAAACGGGGAAGAGGTACAGTGGCAGATGTTTCTTCTTTACGTTATTCTGTCCGACTCCTAGTAAATGATTTGAAGATTCTATTAGAAGGGAATGGTACAGATTTAACTGATTTGTATGGAACGGATACTATACATTTCGAAAATGATGAACAgaacgaattggaaaatttttataactgCTGTGTGAATGTAAAGTTGGAAGAAgccattgaaattcaaaatgatagtTGCTTTCAAAGAAATGACCCACTTTGGCAGGATGAACGAAAA GTCAGGATCACTGGAAGTGTGGCGCATCCCATATTCACCTACAGGAAAACCCAACCAGAGGACTGGAGAAAGAAAATAGAAactattttcttcaaaactgttgAGCCTACTAAGGATATGATTTTTGGTATTCAGAATGAGTACACTGccattgagatttttttaaaaaattttagtttatctgaaatggaaaattttactcttaTGAATGAAGTTGGTCTGCTCATCAATCCAAAGTGCCCATACCTTGCATTCAGCCCTGATGCAATTTTAAGAAGCGGAGATGGAGAATACATACTGATTGAAGTTAAATGCCCCAAAAAAGGCCGTCTACTTCCACCAAGTGAACTCATTTCAGAGCTGCCGTATTTAAATGTTTCAACGGATGGTCATATTACTTTAAAACGAAATCATACCTATGGCTATTTCACCCAAATACAGCTGGGCCTTGGGCTGTTTGGCATAAAAAAGGCTCTTTTCATTGTATATTGTAAGAAAAGTAATTGCATAATCCACATTGATGTGCCATTTGATGCTGAGTATTTTACAAATGTGCTTTCAACTTTAAAGAGAAAGTATTTCCGTTtcattttgccagaaattcacAGAGTACTCATGTCACCAAATGATCAAGAAacttcgtga
- the LOC135844732 gene encoding uncharacterized protein LOC135844732 isoform X2, which yields MDLGNKLLNYNTILVLLKMGDCDIEIIEVGICMPYITTYFEGAIRPFSEGKAILNTGKYLKNVYRIGDGNDANVMTFKATCIQSSGVFSPPHQIMVKFNQITTEIQGTCSCTGGSSGKCKHVCALLMYLDRLDNIESLTTVSCTDVRCSWNQETIKELYQPIPVKEYCHIGKNTATIKKSKIRVGEIPTGGALAKTKLKCHQLLNAAFSQSAHVKQKRGRGTVADVSSLRYSVRLLVNDLKILLEGNGTDLTDLYGTDTIHFENDEQNELENFYNCCVNVKLEEAIEIQNDSCFQRNDPLWQDERKVRITGSVAHPIFTYRKTQPEDWRKKIETIFFKTVEPTKDMIFGIQNEYTAIEIFLKNFSLSEMENFTLMNEVGLLINPKCPYLAFSPDAILRSGDGEYILIEVKCPKKGRLLPPSELISELPYLNVSTDGHITLKRNHTYGYFTQIQLGLGLFGIKKALFIVYCKKSNCIIHIDVPFDAEYFTNVLSTLKRKYFRFILPEIHRVLMSPNDQETS from the exons ATGGATTTAGgaaataaattattgaattatAATACCATTTTGGTTTTGCTGAAAATGGGTGATTGTGATATTGAGATTATTGAGGTGGGCATATGTATGCCATACATCACAACTTACTTTGAAGGGGCAATACGGCCTTTCAGTGAAGGAAAAGCTATACTGAACACTGGTAAATACCTAAAGAATGTTTATAGAATCGGAG ATGGTAATGATGCAAATGTAATGACGTTCAAGGCAACATGCATCCAGTCCTCTGGGGTTTTTTCACCCCCTCATCAAATTATggtgaaatttaatcaaataacAACAGAAATTCAAGGTACATGTtcatgtactggaggctcctcAGGAAAATGCAAGCATGTTTGCGCATTACTGATGTACTTAGACAG ACTTGATAACATTGAATCACTGACAACAGTGAGTTGTACAGATGTGAGGTGCAGCTGGAATCAGGAAACTATAAAAGAACTTTACCAACCAATACCTGTTAAAGAATATTGTCATATTGGCAAAAATACAGCAACAATTAAAAAGAGTAAGATTAGGGTTGGAGAAATTCCAACAGGTGGAGCTTTAGCAAAAACGAAGTTGAAATGCCATCAGCTGTTGAATGCAG CATTTTCACAGTCTGCTCATGTTAAACAAAAACGGGGAAGAGGTACAGTGGCAGATGTTTCTTCTTTACGTTATTCTGTCCGACTCCTAGTAAATGATTTGAAGATTCTATTAGAAGGGAATGGTACAGATTTAACTGATTTGTATGGAACGGATACTATACATTTCGAAAATGATGAACAgaacgaattggaaaatttttataactgCTGTGTGAATGTAAAGTTGGAAGAAgccattgaaattcaaaatgatagtTGCTTTCAAAGAAATGACCCACTTTGGCAGGATGAACGAAAA GTCAGGATCACTGGAAGTGTGGCGCATCCCATATTCACCTACAGGAAAACCCAACCAGAGGACTGGAGAAAGAAAATAGAAactattttcttcaaaactgttgAGCCTACTAAGGATATGATTTTTGGTATTCAGAATGAGTACACTGccattgagatttttttaaaaaattttagtttatctgaaatggaaaattttactcttaTGAATGAAGTTGGTCTGCTCATCAATCCAAAGTGCCCATACCTTGCATTCAGCCCTGATGCAATTTTAAGAAGCGGAGATGGAGAATACATACTGATTGAAGTTAAATGCCCCAAAAAAGGCCGTCTACTTCCACCAAGTGAACTCATTTCAGAGCTGCCGTATTTAAATGTTTCAACGGATGGTCATATTACTTTAAAACGAAATCATACCTATGGCTATTTCACCCAAATACAGCTGGGCCTTGGGCTGTTTGGCATAAAAAAGGCTCTTTTCATTGTATATTGTAAGAAAAGTAATTGCATAATCCACATTGATGTGCCATTTGATGCTGAGTATTTTACAAATGTGCTTTCAACTTTAAAGAGAAAGTATTTCCGTTtcattttgccagaaattcacAGAGTACTCATGTCACCAAATGATCAAGAAacttcgtga
- the LOC135844729 gene encoding uncharacterized protein LOC135844729 encodes MDSRGMYDSQVQNETPSDEFVLHAKFPSLQQMAYSKIAIAVWYKYSSTPNRRRQYELLVYDYDHSSTDKIELMDCHKLIETLTMPRFMKENLIKYLKRVRKETFYCTEYFTERILSNDLLYEYGIDRTAQVDWEYFVWCPDGRINYKSTAIKMLRSGVLTEVQKFAIVCRFCLENEIESFDLNRRPMKTFVSKVCIDRDPLLFYWICYLKNELHRVTPLFLLSSNNYRMEAEAFEYLWNRLSAEDQVSLISDKLLTVSTSPWRDSLFLKMSHDQLTNLLFRRPVNMILLFLNNLEIPEWAIMAWKRCKNSISNEHFVALLHSLLGQFRYKLIRKQERKMRVLLEIWNTANDHQKNHAARQARLEEAVVRLLSVNPIRLFVRVYFASDEARLWIKLAPSCFKFLLKFLSFTSADFRKNLILRGDLSFIFHFDFHVVHEIFELCLPNSSQDEVQFETEPSNFKIRPYFCIILYTVEDQDELNERLLRSFENLNIPSKDLLQKFIESLAIAHKRVQSTRDTSDYLRLSKFINKILQENVLTVLKMKESYFSSFISATSDPYERYGSLDELSKLIEQEFVHEHLQELKHRFAKILQTTSVERWVWMVSNYEDFTRVFSWCFENEEEMFLQVKRCIPINDIIGKVLDVSKIMRRMANFSNLQRFLEWYFSVVEGETIQSFRHSIRNDPETAKIRAVEMIKEYDKDQQPCREFLRWIGHRIDLHVKRSTYGIVISFFFFLFFAILSVIYVHL; translated from the coding sequence ATGGACTCCAGAGGAATGTACGATTCGCAAGTTCAAAATGAAACACCCTCGGATGAGTTTGTGCTCCATGCCAAATTTCCAAGCTTACAACAGATGGCATACAGCAAAATAGCTATTGCAGTGTGGTATAAATACAGTTCAACTCCAAACCGCCGACGACAATACGAACTACTGGTATATGATTATGATCATTCGTCTACTGATAAAATAGAACTAATGGATTGCCATAAACTGATAGAAACTTTGACGATGCCTCGATTTATGAaagaaaacttgataaaatatcTAAAGAGAGTTCGCAAAGAAACATTTTATTGCACTGAATACTTCACAGAGCGTATACTTTCAAATGacttattatacgagtatggAATCGACCGAACCGCTCAAGTTGATTGGGAGTATTTTGTATGGTGTCCGGATGGTCGAATCAATTATAAAAGCACTGCCATCAAAATGCTACGTTCGGGCGTGTTGACTGAGGTGCAGAAGTTTGCCATCGTGTGCAGATTCTGCCTGGAAAATGAGATCGAAAGCTTCGATCTAAATCGCCGTCCTATGAAAACGTTTGTTTCAAAAGTATGTATAGACCGCGATCCGTTATTGTTTTACTGGATCTGTTACCTGAAGAACGAATTACATAGAGTTACACCATTATTCTTACTTTCTTCAAATAATTACCGCATGGAAGCGGAAGCGTTTGAGTATTTATGGAATCGTTTGAGTGCTGAAGATCAAGTATCCTTAATAAGTGACAAATTACTTACAGTCTCAACTTCTCCCTGGCGTGATAGCCTGTTTCTCAAGATGTCTCACGATCAATTAACAAATTTACTATTCCGTCGACCAGTTAATATGATATTactttttctcaacaatttagAAATACCTGAGTGGGCAATTATGGCTTGGAAACGGTGTAAAAATAGCATATCTAATGAGCATTTTGTCGCGTTGTTGCACAGTCTACTTGGCCAATTTCGCTACAAGCTTATCCGTAAACAAGAACGCAAAATGAgagttttattggaaatttggaatacgGCCAACGATCACCAGAAGAATCATGCAGCGAGGCAGGCACGATTAGAAGAAGCTGTCGTCCGTCTACTCTCAGTAAATCCTATTAGATtatttgtacgagtatattttgcATCAGATGAAGCACGTCTCTGGATAAAACTAGCACCCagttgtttcaaatttttactgaaatttttatcttttacAAGTGcggatttcagaaaaaatcttaTTCTCCGAGGTGACctctcatttatttttcattttgattttcacgtGGTACATGAAATATTTGAGTTATGCTTGCCAAATTCATCTCAAGATGAGGTGCAATTCGAAACTGAACCGAGTAACTTCAAAATTCGTCcttatttttgcataattttatacACTGTAGAAGATCAGGATGAATTGAATGAAAGATTGTTGCGTtcctttgaaaacttgaatattcCTTCAAAAGATCTActgcaaaaattcatcgagtCATTGGCTATAGCCCATAAAAGAGTACAGTCAACTCGCGATACCTCTGATTATCTAAGATTGAGTAAATTCATCAACAAAATCCTGCAAGAAAATGTATTAACagtgttgaaaatgaaagaatcgTACTTTTCGTCATTCATTTCTGCCACCAGTGATCCGTATGAACGCTACGGTAGTTTGGATGAACTTAGCAAACTAATTGAGCAGGAGTTTGTACATGAACATCTGCAAGAGTTGAAACACCGATTCGCTAAAATACTCCAAACAACAAGTGTTGAACGATGGGTTTGGATGGTGTCAAATTATGAAGATTTCACCCGTGTGTTTTCGTGGtgctttgaaaatgaagaagaaatgtTTCTACAGGTTAAACGTTGTATACCAATTAACGATATTATTGGTAAGGTTCTTGATGTTAGTAAAATTATGCGCAGAATGGCGAATTTTAGTAACTTGCAGAGATTTCTAGAGTGGTATTTCTCTGTTGTAGAGGGTGAAACAATACAATCTTTTAGACATAGTATAAGGAATGATCCTGAGACTGCAAAAATACGAGCAGTAGAAATGATAAAGGAATACGACAAGGACCAGCAGCCTTGTAGAGAATTTTTGCGGTGGATTGGCCACCGTATTGATCTCCATGTTAAAAGAAGTACCTATGGCATCGTgatatcttttttcttttttcttttttttgctattttgtcTGTAATATATGTTCATCTCTAA